One region of Synechocystis sp. PCC 6714 genomic DNA includes:
- the devC gene encoding ABC transporter permease DevC, with amino-acid sequence MTIKFIPQNIPLAWLQLKREKGRLMVAMAGIAFADMLMFIQLGFQNALYDSNTQLHQTINADLVLISPQGRNIVSLDTFPRRRLYQALSFDGVTSAEPIYADFIDWKNPQTNLKTSVLVLGFDPQKPAFLIPEVEQNLEKLKMPDVLLFDRGSRGNYTTTITDLKQGKTVTTEARERKLNIKGLFLSGASFAADGNVITSDLNFHRIITSRNLSQVSAGFIQLKPGIDPQQMAEALRQNLPNDVKILTKAEFIDFEKTYWSENTSIGFIFTMGTAIGFVVGVVIVYQILSGDVAEHTAEYATLKAMGYRNSYLLVVVFQEALILAILGFLPGTAIAFGLYSLTRNATNLPLFMTLSRATTVLILTIFMCIISGGIATRKLRQADPADIF; translated from the coding sequence ATGACAATAAAATTCATCCCCCAAAATATTCCCCTGGCTTGGTTACAACTCAAACGGGAAAAAGGTCGCTTAATGGTTGCAATGGCCGGCATTGCCTTTGCCGATATGTTGATGTTTATTCAACTGGGCTTTCAAAATGCTCTTTATGACAGCAATACCCAACTTCATCAAACAATTAATGCTGATTTAGTTTTAATTAGTCCCCAGGGAAGAAATATCGTTAGTTTAGATACCTTTCCTCGACGACGCTTATATCAAGCCTTGAGTTTTGACGGTGTGACTAGCGCTGAACCCATTTATGCCGATTTTATAGACTGGAAAAATCCCCAAACTAATCTTAAAACTTCGGTTTTAGTCCTGGGCTTTGATCCCCAAAAACCAGCTTTTCTAATTCCCGAAGTTGAACAAAATCTAGAAAAGTTAAAAATGCCTGATGTTCTACTATTTGATCGTGGTTCCCGGGGCAATTACACAACGACGATCACCGATTTAAAACAAGGTAAAACCGTTACAACAGAAGCAAGAGAACGCAAATTAAATATAAAAGGACTATTTTTGTCCGGAGCTTCCTTTGCTGCCGATGGCAATGTTATCACCAGTGATCTCAATTTTCATCGTATTATCACCAGTCGCAATCTTTCCCAGGTTAGTGCCGGTTTCATTCAGCTCAAACCAGGCATTGATCCCCAACAAATGGCAGAAGCCTTGCGGCAAAATTTACCCAATGATGTCAAAATTTTAACTAAAGCAGAATTTATTGATTTTGAAAAAACCTATTGGTCAGAAAATACATCCATTGGTTTTATTTTCACAATGGGAACGGCGATCGGTTTTGTGGTTGGCGTGGTCATTGTCTATCAAATTTTATCGGGAGATGTGGCAGAACATACCGCTGAATATGCCACCCTCAAAGCAATGGGTTATCGAAATTCCTATTTATTGGTTGTTGTTTTTCAAGAGGCCTTAATTCTTGCCATCTTAGGTTTTCTACCTGGAACGGCCATCGCCTTTGGTTTATATTCCTTAACCCGTAATGCGACCAATTTACCACTATTTATGACCCTTAGTCGAGCCACTACAGTTTTAATTTTAACGATTTTTATGTGTATCATTTCTGGCGGTATTGCCACCCGTAAATTACGCCAAGCTGACCCTGCTGATATTTTTTAA
- a CDS encoding DevA family ABC transporter ATP-binding protein: METLTALSPSQNIKTNPVISVRNLNHYFGKDSLKKQVLFDINLDIYPGEVVLMTGPSGSGKTTLLTLVCGLRSAQQGSLKLLGKELLGATEEDLIQARRNIGYIFQAHNLLKSLTALQNVQMSLQLHSHFSPSERQKKAIEMLEEVGLGKRIHYYPNDLSGGQKQRVAIARALVSHPRVVLADEPTAALDSQSGRDVVTLMQKLAKEQGCTILMVTHDNRILDVADRIIYMEDGVLVRH; the protein is encoded by the coding sequence ATGGAAACCCTAACCGCTCTATCTCCATCACAAAATATAAAAACTAATCCCGTCATTTCCGTTAGAAATCTAAATCACTATTTTGGTAAAGACTCCCTTAAAAAACAGGTTCTTTTTGATATTAATCTTGATATTTATCCAGGAGAAGTGGTGTTAATGACGGGGCCATCAGGGTCGGGAAAAACCACTCTTTTAACCCTCGTTTGTGGATTACGTTCTGCCCAACAAGGTAGCCTTAAATTACTCGGAAAAGAATTACTCGGTGCAACGGAAGAAGACCTAATTCAAGCCCGCCGCAATATTGGCTATATTTTCCAGGCTCATAATTTACTGAAAAGCTTAACTGCTCTGCAAAACGTACAAATGTCTTTGCAATTGCATTCTCATTTTTCACCCTCAGAACGGCAGAAAAAAGCAATAGAAATGCTAGAAGAAGTAGGATTAGGTAAACGTATTCATTATTATCCCAATGACCTTTCGGGAGGGCAAAAACAACGGGTGGCGATCGCCCGTGCCTTGGTCAGTCATCCGAGGGTTGTATTAGCCGATGAACCAACTGCTGCATTAGATAGTCAGTCGGGGCGGGACGTAGTAACATTAATGCAAAAACTGGCGAAGGAACAGGGTTGTACGATTTTGATGGTGACCCATGATAATCGTATTTTGGATGTCGCTGATCGTATTATTTATATGGAAGATGGAGTTTTGGTTCGCCATTGA
- a CDS encoding DUF4334 domain-containing protein, translating to MIANTDSQSLLLAPAMTTAEALFFYDSLESVDLDFMMGRWQGKGIMTNHPMDGILEMISWYGKEFIDLETVHPLLFQDDRGEIFKLKPNPTVMALCLDFDIIRYSWIAPGLRWFNRFFKTEVSQARLRMLESRGVVTATMIYDYLPINDSFKKIDDNSVFGLMDYKLISQPFFFLLQRCTP from the coding sequence ATGATAGCTAACACTGATTCACAATCTCTCTTGTTAGCTCCCGCAATGACTACTGCCGAAGCATTGTTTTTTTATGATTCTTTGGAATCTGTAGATCTCGATTTTATGATGGGACGTTGGCAGGGCAAGGGAATTATGACCAATCATCCTATGGATGGCATATTGGAAATGATTTCTTGGTATGGCAAGGAGTTTATTGATTTGGAAACCGTTCATCCTTTGCTGTTTCAAGATGATCGGGGAGAAATTTTCAAGCTAAAACCAAACCCAACGGTAATGGCACTCTGCTTAGATTTTGATATTATTCGTTATTCATGGATAGCCCCGGGTCTGCGTTGGTTTAATCGTTTTTTTAAAACTGAAGTTAGTCAAGCACGTTTGCGAATGTTAGAAAGTCGTGGTGTAGTTACTGCCACTATGATTTACGATTATTTACCAATTAATGATTCTTTTAAGAAAATTGATGATAATTCTGTGTTCGGCTTGATGGATTATAAGCTTATCTCCCAGCCTTTTTTCTTTTTGTTACAACGGTGTACTCCTTAA
- a CDS encoding class I SAM-dependent methyltransferase, with product MEKVKQHFEEEAQEFDAIIRRLIPYYEQMLDALVIALPFSQSQAIRVIDLGCGTGTIARRIKDVYPQAKITCVDIADKMLQIAQKKLGNGEDIRYQLANFEDYDFDSIYDVAVSSLALHHLVSDDDKIKFYKKIYTCLSPGGVFYNADVILASCPHLQKRYMEKWHEYMSLQVSVEEIEQKWIPQHYDEDHPSKLMSQLDWLRNMGFTEVDIVWKYFNFAVYGGYKTAI from the coding sequence ATGGAAAAAGTTAAGCAGCACTTTGAAGAGGAAGCCCAAGAGTTTGACGCTATTATTCGTCGTCTTATTCCTTACTATGAGCAAATGCTTGATGCACTCGTCATTGCTTTACCGTTTAGCCAGTCTCAGGCTATTCGTGTAATTGATTTGGGATGTGGGACAGGTACAATTGCAAGACGGATTAAAGATGTTTATCCTCAAGCTAAGATTACCTGTGTTGACATTGCAGACAAAATGTTGCAAATAGCACAGAAAAAACTTGGTAATGGTGAAGATATACGTTATCAACTTGCAAACTTTGAAGATTACGATTTTGATTCAATCTATGATGTAGCAGTTTCCTCACTTGCCTTGCATCATCTAGTTAGTGACGATGACAAAATTAAATTCTATAAAAAGATTTATACTTGCCTAAGTCCAGGGGGTGTTTTTTACAACGCGGATGTAATTCTAGCTTCTTGTCCCCATCTTCAAAAGCGTTATATGGAGAAATGGCATGAGTATATGAGTCTACAAGTTTCAGTAGAAGAAATTGAGCAAAAGTGGATACCTCAACATTATGATGAGGATCATCCTTCCAAGCTTATGAGTCAGTTAGATTGGTTAAGAAATATGGGTTTCACAGAAGTCGATATCGTTTGGAAATACTTCAATTTTGCAGTATACGGAGGGTATAAGACCGCCATATAA
- a CDS encoding GNAT family N-acetyltransferase yields MFLESFLPQITERLILRRFIDPDLDLFLCYRRDPQVARFQSWSIPSYDEARSFISEMHTAEIGIPGEWFQIAIAHKQSNLLIGDIGIKVYTGNLTTVEVGFTLNQQWQSKGYAREAVSTLINSLFKLGSINKIVAITDSQNESSIRLLKRLGMRLSNSVEVEFKGEWCVEQTFELNQKDWLLSSIKSDEK; encoded by the coding sequence TTGTTTTTAGAGAGTTTTCTTCCCCAAATAACTGAACGGCTGATTCTACGTCGGTTTATTGATCCAGATCTGGATTTGTTTCTTTGTTACCGTCGAGATCCTCAGGTAGCTCGATTCCAAAGTTGGTCAATACCTTCCTATGATGAAGCTCGTTCCTTTATCAGCGAAATGCACACAGCAGAGATTGGGATACCAGGCGAATGGTTTCAAATTGCTATCGCGCACAAACAATCCAACTTGCTCATCGGCGACATAGGGATAAAAGTTTACACGGGAAATCTAACAACTGTGGAAGTTGGTTTTACTTTGAATCAGCAGTGGCAAAGCAAGGGATATGCACGAGAAGCGGTATCTACCTTAATAAATTCTTTGTTTAAGCTTGGAAGTATCAACAAAATTGTTGCCATCACCGACTCCCAGAATGAATCCTCTATTCGCCTTCTCAAAAGATTGGGGATGAGGTTATCGAATTCAGTTGAAGTAGAATTCAAGGGTGAATGGTGTGTTGAGCAAACCTTTGAATTAAATCAGAAAGATTGGTTACTCTCCTCAATAAAATCCGATGAAAAATGA
- a CDS encoding ABC exporter membrane fusion protein: MQTVEPSKSSPGRFLSKVSRRNLGIFGILTAIAAGGAIIYQSTQAKEAESTAKTVLVQPILSKSVVALGRLEPQGEVIKIAASGNNNRIAQLLVKSGDIVEKGQIIAVLDSRDRLEAELKQAKEQVQVHQAKLAQVKAGAKTGEIGAQRSTIQRLQAQWQGDKATQQAILIRLEEQLAGDISAQKASILKLEAELNNAKAEYQRYRQLNEEGAVSASIYDSKGLLLETSRQQLAEAVANLARTQATGQQQIQEAKAALERIERTGQQQINEASSTLDKVAEVRTVDVQTAQAEVNSALAAVKKAQADLDLAYVRSPQDGQVLKVHTWEGEIVGNEGIIELGQTAQMVAVAEVYESDVKRLKLGQTATVTSDAFSGEAVGQVKEIGLQIYKNNVLNTDPTAATDARIVEVKVLLDPASSSKVQALTNLEVTVAINTQ, translated from the coding sequence ATGCAAACCGTCGAACCATCAAAGTCTTCTCCAGGTCGGTTTTTATCCAAAGTTTCCCGCAGAAACCTAGGGATTTTTGGTATTCTCACGGCGATCGCCGCTGGGGGAGCCATTATCTACCAAAGCACCCAGGCAAAGGAAGCAGAGTCAACGGCAAAAACAGTTTTAGTTCAACCGATTTTGTCTAAATCTGTGGTGGCATTGGGGCGCTTGGAACCCCAGGGAGAAGTGATCAAAATTGCGGCTTCGGGAAATAATAATCGCATTGCCCAATTACTGGTCAAATCCGGAGATATAGTCGAAAAAGGGCAAATTATCGCTGTGCTCGATAGTCGTGATCGCCTAGAAGCAGAATTAAAACAAGCTAAGGAACAAGTGCAAGTCCATCAGGCGAAATTAGCCCAAGTCAAAGCAGGGGCTAAGACGGGAGAAATTGGGGCGCAACGGTCTACCATTCAACGGTTACAGGCCCAATGGCAAGGGGATAAAGCTACCCAACAGGCCATCTTGATTCGCTTAGAAGAACAGTTAGCGGGGGATATTTCTGCCCAAAAAGCCAGCATTCTTAAGCTAGAAGCAGAATTAAACAATGCTAAAGCAGAATATCAGCGTTATCGCCAATTAAACGAAGAAGGGGCAGTTTCCGCTTCTATTTATGACAGTAAAGGTTTGTTGTTGGAAACCAGCCGCCAACAGTTGGCCGAAGCAGTTGCTAATTTGGCCCGAACCCAGGCCACAGGTCAGCAACAAATTCAGGAAGCAAAGGCAGCTTTAGAACGAATTGAACGCACAGGTCAACAGCAAATTAATGAGGCCAGTTCTACTTTAGACAAGGTGGCAGAGGTTCGTACCGTTGATGTGCAGACAGCCCAAGCAGAAGTCAATTCAGCCCTAGCGGCAGTGAAAAAAGCCCAGGCGGATTTAGACCTAGCCTATGTGCGATCGCCCCAGGATGGTCAGGTGCTGAAAGTACATACCTGGGAAGGGGAAATTGTTGGTAATGAAGGAATTATTGAGCTCGGTCAAACGGCCCAAATGGTAGCGGTGGCTGAAGTCTATGAAAGTGATGTTAAACGCCTAAAACTTGGTCAAACGGCAACTGTTACCAGTGATGCTTTTTCAGGGGAAGCAGTCGGCCAAGTCAAAGAAATTGGCTTACAGATTTACAAAAATAACGTTTTAAATACCGATCCCACAGCGGCAACGGATGCACGCATTGTGGAAGTTAAAGTCTTACTAGATCCTGCCAGTAGTTCCAAGGTTCAAGCCTTGACCAATTTAGAAGTTACAGTTGCCATTAACACCCAGTAA
- a CDS encoding peroxiredoxin: protein MDKLIELPPDLPIPVDDGACSHLLGIHLPSISLPSTQGEYVDLSMFLGRVVVYCYPMTGQPGIPLPDEWDTIPGARGCTPQSCNFRDHYQELNKLGASVFGLSTQSTNHQLEAKIRLHLPFELLSDHALNFTNMLKLPIFKVEGKHFIKRVTLIIEEGKIIKIFYPVFPPDKSADEVINWLQKYTK from the coding sequence ATGGATAAGTTGATAGAATTGCCCCCAGATCTTCCCATTCCAGTCGATGATGGTGCTTGTAGTCATTTACTGGGAATACATTTGCCGTCGATCTCTTTACCTTCAACCCAAGGTGAATATGTTGATTTATCAATGTTCTTAGGTCGCGTTGTGGTTTATTGCTATCCCATGACAGGGCAACCTGGAATCCCTCTTCCTGACGAATGGGACACGATACCTGGAGCAAGAGGATGTACGCCACAGTCCTGTAATTTTCGAGATCATTATCAAGAGCTAAATAAATTAGGTGCAAGTGTATTTGGTCTTAGCACCCAAAGCACTAACCATCAATTAGAGGCAAAGATACGGCTACACTTACCTTTTGAACTTTTAAGTGATCATGCATTGAACTTTACCAATATGTTAAAGTTACCAATATTTAAAGTAGAGGGTAAACATTTCATCAAGCGAGTTACACTGATTATTGAAGAAGGCAAAATTATAAAAATTTTCTATCCAGTTTTTCCACCGGATAAAAGTGCCGATGAAGTAATCAATTGGCTGCAAAAATACACCAAATAA
- a CDS encoding PadR family transcriptional regulator has product MALPHALLASLLVDGPCSGYDMVKRFDEKISCYWMASHQQVYKTLRELESQGWVSSEMITQTTRPNKNIYSITSLGKEKLAHWVLIPSEPTTIREDLMIKTQVGFLVPRPAIIEELKRRQQIHLTNLEVIKAIEDQEFPDLASMTIEQKFHYLTLRRGIRFEADWANWCKEAIALVEEMDQKI; this is encoded by the coding sequence ATGGCTTTACCCCACGCCCTACTAGCGAGCCTGTTGGTGGACGGCCCCTGTAGTGGCTACGACATGGTGAAGCGGTTCGATGAAAAAATTAGCTGCTATTGGATGGCTTCCCATCAACAGGTTTACAAGACTCTGCGGGAATTGGAGTCCCAGGGTTGGGTTAGTTCGGAAATGATTACCCAGACCACTCGTCCGAACAAAAATATTTATAGTATTACGTCCCTCGGCAAAGAAAAATTGGCCCATTGGGTGTTAATCCCCAGTGAACCGACAACTATTCGGGAAGATTTAATGATTAAAACCCAGGTCGGTTTTTTGGTGCCACGACCCGCCATTATCGAAGAGTTAAAGCGTCGTCAACAAATTCATCTAACCAATTTAGAAGTCATTAAGGCGATCGAAGACCAAGAATTTCCCGACCTTGCTTCAATGACAATCGAGCAAAAATTTCACTATTTAACATTACGGCGGGGCATTCGCTTTGAGGCGGATTGGGCAAATTGGTGTAAAGAAGCCATTGCCTTAGTGGAAGAAATGGACCAGAAAATTTAA
- a CDS encoding GNAT family N-acetyltransferase, protein MEVFQARLEHLEEVSQLFDQYRVFYNALSDLKTAKKFLEERLQKGDSIIFIAINEERIVGFTQLYPSFSSVSMKRVWILNDLFVEEVYRGNGIAKLLMSTAENFARETGAIRIILETQISNVAAQALYELRGYTKDEVFYHYSLNLTA, encoded by the coding sequence ATGGAAGTCTTTCAAGCTCGTCTTGAGCATCTTGAAGAAGTGTCGCAGTTGTTTGATCAATATCGAGTTTTCTACAATGCATTATCAGATCTTAAAACTGCCAAGAAATTTCTCGAAGAACGTTTGCAAAAGGGCGACTCGATTATATTTATAGCAATCAACGAAGAACGTATAGTTGGATTTACCCAGCTTTATCCTAGTTTTTCCTCAGTCTCGATGAAGCGAGTTTGGATCTTAAATGATTTATTCGTAGAAGAAGTTTATCGAGGAAACGGCATTGCAAAATTACTGATGAGTACCGCAGAAAATTTTGCGAGAGAAACAGGTGCTATCCGAATCATTTTAGAAACACAAATTTCAAATGTTGCAGCGCAGGCACTTTATGAATTACGTGGATACACCAAGGATGAAGTGTTCTATCACTATTCGTTAAACTTGACAGCATAA
- a CDS encoding type II toxin-antitoxin system VapC family toxin, translated as MTEPVKYLIDTNVISELRKQDRADPGVLAFFQQAQNFYLSVITIGELRRGVELIRHRGDNQQANLLEEWLEIVIADYADQILDFTIFEAQVWGKLRVPNPHNALDKQIAATALSYGLTLVTRNVKDFADTGVCLLNPFTGDQ; from the coding sequence ATGACAGAGCCAGTCAAATATTTGATTGATACCAACGTTATTAGTGAGCTACGGAAGCAAGATAGGGCTGACCCCGGCGTACTAGCATTTTTTCAGCAAGCTCAGAATTTCTATTTGAGTGTGATTACCATTGGAGAATTACGGCGGGGTGTGGAATTAATCAGGCATCGAGGAGATAATCAACAAGCCAATTTACTGGAGGAGTGGTTGGAAATTGTAATTGCAGATTACGCTGACCAGATCCTAGATTTCACCATCTTTGAGGCTCAGGTTTGGGGAAAACTACGAGTCCCGAATCCCCATAACGCCCTAGATAAACAAATTGCCGCCACTGCCCTCAGTTACGGACTGACCCTTGTTACTCGCAATGTTAAGGATTTTGCTGACACAGGAGTTTGTTTGCTAAATCCTTTCACTGGTGATCAATAA
- a CDS encoding dihydrofolate reductase family protein gives MKTTVYIATSVDGFIARNNGGIDWLPSGGDTDGGEDYGYQEFIDSVDALVMGRNTYELALSFDSWPYGEKPVFVLSSRKIDIPDEIAKTVEYMCAPPSEVVYRLSERGFQHLYIDGGKTIQGFLSEGLIQQLIITKVPILIGSGIPLFGSLPHDVRLHHLETRQFENGLVQSQYNVIEDAA, from the coding sequence ATGAAAACTACTGTATATATTGCAACAAGTGTTGATGGCTTCATCGCACGGAACAATGGTGGTATTGATTGGCTGCCTAGTGGAGGAGACACCGATGGCGGCGAAGACTACGGGTATCAAGAATTCATTGATTCAGTGGATGCCCTTGTCATGGGGCGAAATACTTATGAGTTGGCACTGTCATTCGATTCATGGCCCTATGGTGAAAAGCCAGTATTTGTTCTAAGTAGTCGGAAAATTGACATTCCTGACGAAATTGCCAAAACAGTCGAGTATATGTGCGCGCCTCCAAGCGAAGTAGTTTATCGTCTATCAGAGCGTGGATTTCAGCATTTATACATTGATGGCGGAAAGACAATTCAAGGGTTTCTCAGTGAAGGCTTGATTCAGCAATTAATTATCACTAAAGTGCCAATCCTAATAGGCTCAGGAATCCCACTTTTTGGTTCGCTTCCTCACGATGTCAGATTACATCATCTTGAGACAAGACAGTTTGAAAACGGCTTGGTGCAAAGCCAATACAACGTGATTGAGGATGCCGCATAA
- a CDS encoding Rpn family recombination-promoting nuclease/putative transposase: MFDNLCKFLAESFSEDYAAWLLGRPIKLTKLSPTELSLEPIRADSLILEQSEDLVLHLEFQTEPDPTMGFRMLDYRVRVYRRFPQKTMHQFVIYLKPSSNDLVYQDSFRVGETVHRYQAIRLWEQPSDAFLQSPGLLPLAVLTQTSDPALKLREVATALEQIEDNRVKANLMAATSVFGGILLAPELIKTILRSEIMKESAVYQEILEEGKIAGKLEGRLEGKLEGRLEAKLETIPLLKKLGLTIAEIAKELDIDVELVNKFVANQSN, from the coding sequence ATGTTTGACAATCTCTGCAAATTCCTGGCTGAATCATTTTCTGAAGACTATGCCGCCTGGTTGCTGGGACGACCAATCAAATTGACCAAGCTTAGTCCGACGGAACTTTCCCTAGAGCCAATTCGGGCAGATTCCCTGATTTTGGAGCAATCGGAGGATTTGGTGTTGCATCTGGAATTCCAAACGGAACCCGACCCAACCATGGGTTTTCGGATGTTGGACTATCGGGTGAGGGTATACCGCCGTTTTCCCCAGAAGACAATGCACCAATTTGTCATCTACTTGAAACCCAGTAGTAATGACTTGGTTTATCAGGACAGTTTTCGGGTCGGGGAGACTGTGCACCGTTATCAAGCGATTCGGCTTTGGGAGCAACCCTCGGACGCATTTCTCCAAAGTCCAGGGTTGTTGCCTCTAGCAGTATTGACGCAGACCTCTGACCCCGCATTAAAATTAAGGGAAGTGGCGACTGCGTTGGAACAGATTGAGGATAATCGAGTTAAGGCAAATCTCATGGCAGCAACCTCAGTTTTTGGAGGAATTCTGCTGGCCCCTGAGCTGATCAAGACAATTTTAAGGAGTGAAATCATGAAGGAATCCGCTGTCTATCAAGAAATTTTAGAGGAAGGTAAAATTGCCGGGAAACTGGAGGGTCGCCTAGAGGGCAAACTAGAAGGTCGGCTGGAGGCGAAACTGGAAACCATACCCCTGCTGAAAAAATTAGGTCTTACAATTGCCGAAATTGCCAAGGAGTTAGACATTGACGTTGAACTGGTTAATAAATTCGTTGCTAACCAGAGCAATTAA
- a CDS encoding ASCH domain-containing protein — MKNENLGQYWQTYIAGLPDTTLSDESYEAHQFGDSSTLADELSSLILKGIKTATCSALWEWEAEGIQLPKIGTKTIVLDGNGNPNCIIETTEIMICSFNEVDAQFAYEEGENERSLESWRKEHWQYFSRVLPKIGKKPTPEMLLVCERFRVVYK; from the coding sequence ATGAAAAATGAGAATTTAGGGCAGTATTGGCAGACGTACATAGCAGGGCTTCCAGATACTACATTAAGTGACGAGAGCTATGAGGCACATCAATTTGGGGACTCTTCTACTTTGGCAGATGAACTGAGTAGCTTAATTCTGAAGGGGATTAAAACTGCAACTTGTTCAGCTTTATGGGAATGGGAGGCAGAGGGAATTCAACTACCTAAAATAGGTACAAAAACAATTGTGTTGGATGGAAATGGAAATCCAAATTGTATTATTGAAACAACAGAAATTATGATCTGCTCATTTAATGAAGTGGATGCACAATTTGCCTATGAAGAAGGTGAAAATGAACGTTCCCTAGAGTCTTGGCGGAAGGAGCATTGGCAGTACTTCTCGCGAGTATTGCCTAAAATTGGTAAGAAACCAACACCAGAAATGCTTTTAGTTTGCGAGCGGTTTCGTGTTGTTTATAAGTAG
- a CDS encoding CPBP family intramembrane glutamic endopeptidase gives MKWKVTALLVLIALPGVVATSWLALPLLVDVSKITVPLEILQIATAVQSTVLVTVAALIGATVAQKVGLSTPTISALASGGKVFEALRPQLLPGLIGGCIGAAIIVCFYALLPESLRSVQLEAPLPLVVRVLYGGITEEVLVRWGLMTLIAWIGWKVLQRKLPRPTQSVMVAAIVLSSLVFGLSHVPSVAQLLPELLLSVVAYITIGNALFGLVAGYLFWSYGLEAAIVAHVSAHLLAFIIHG, from the coding sequence ATGAAGTGGAAAGTCACTGCGCTGCTAGTATTAATTGCTCTTCCAGGCGTTGTCGCTACCTCTTGGCTTGCCTTGCCGCTGCTCGTCGATGTCTCAAAGATTACGGTTCCGTTGGAGATCCTACAGATTGCAACGGCCGTTCAAAGTACAGTTCTCGTCACGGTGGCTGCCTTGATAGGTGCAACCGTTGCGCAAAAGGTTGGCCTATCGACACCTACAATTTCTGCGTTGGCAAGTGGAGGCAAAGTGTTCGAGGCATTGCGACCGCAACTGTTACCTGGATTGATCGGCGGATGCATCGGGGCAGCAATAATTGTATGCTTCTACGCGCTGTTGCCAGAATCTCTTCGGTCTGTTCAACTTGAAGCACCCTTGCCATTGGTGGTTCGGGTTCTCTACGGTGGAATCACCGAGGAGGTGCTAGTTAGGTGGGGGTTAATGACCCTAATTGCTTGGATCGGTTGGAAAGTCCTGCAAAGGAAGCTGCCAAGACCTACTCAAAGCGTTATGGTGGCGGCAATTGTACTGAGTTCGCTGGTCTTTGGTCTATCGCATGTACCTTCAGTGGCACAGTTGTTGCCTGAGTTATTACTATCTGTAGTAGCTTACATAACCATCGGCAACGCTCTCTTTGGCTTAGTTGCCGGCTACCTATTCTGGAGTTATGGTCTGGAGGCAGCAATAGTTGCCCATGTTTCCGCCCACTTGCTTGCTTTTATTATTCATGGATAG